The following proteins are encoded in a genomic region of Zea mays cultivar B73 chromosome 9, Zm-B73-REFERENCE-NAM-5.0, whole genome shotgun sequence:
- the LOC100283682 gene encoding FH protein interacting protein FIP2 isoform X8 produces the protein MQSPEPSSSSPVLLNIGGKKYATTVETLMQREPDSMLAAMFSGRHTLHDHPTTGKGVVFVDRDGKHFRHVLNWLRDGAIPVLSESDYQQLLREAEYYQLLGLVDYINERLGWKETDNSEAELTRKDVIKCIQTQRVRFRGVNLSGLDLSKLDLSEVDFSYACIKNTDFSYANLYKAKFGQQVEASSSSFQNAILRECEFIGANLEESILDGANLRSANLQDACLTRCSLILTDLHSAHLQHPKWWQQNPVFAEVH, from the exons ATGCAGTCGCCGgagccctcctcctcctccccggtTCTCCTCAATATAG GGGGCAAGAAGTACGCGACAACCGTGGAGACGCTGATGCAGCGGGAGCCCGACTCCATGCTCGCCGCCATGTTCAGCGGGCGGCACACGCTCCATGATCACCCAACCACG GGGAAGGGAGTGGTCTTCGTGGACAGGGACGGGAAGCACTTCCGCCACGTGCTCAATTGGCTCAGGGACGGCGCCATCCCCGTGCTGTCCGAGTCCGACTACCAGCAGCTGCTGCGAGAGGCAGAGTACTACCAGTTGCTC GGTTTAGTCGACTACATAAACGAGAGGCTGGGTTGGAAGGAAACCGACAATTCGGAGGCTGAATTGACACGAAAGGACGTGATCAAGTGCATACAAACGCAAAGAGTCAGGTTCCGTGGCGTGAATCTATCTGGCCTTGATCTGTCTAAGCTT GACTTATCAGAGGTGGACTTCAGCTATGCATGCATTAAGAACACTGATTTTTCATATGCTAACCTTTACAAAGCAAAATTTGGG CAGCAGGTAGAAGCTTCGTCTTCATCTTTCCAAAACGCAATTTTGCGTGA GTGTGAGTTTATTGGAGCTAATCTTGAAGAATCTATTTTGGATGGAGCAAACCTTCGAAGTGCCAATTTACAAG ATGCTTGCTTAACACGATGTAGCCTCATTTTAACAGATCTTCATTCTGCCCATTTACAG CATCCAAAATGGTGGCAGCAGAATCCAGTGTTTGCTGAAGTGCACTAA
- the LOC100283682 gene encoding FH protein interacting protein FIP2 isoform X7, which translates to MQSPEPSSSSPVLLNIGGKKYATTVETLMQREPDSMLAAMFSGRHTLHDHPTTGKGVVFVDRDGKHFRHVLNWLRDGAIPVLSESDYQQLLREAEYYQLLGLVDYINERLGWKETDNSEAELTRKDVIKCIQTQRVRFRGVNLSGLDLSKLDLSEVDFSYACIKNTDFSYANLYKAKFGQQVEASSSSFQNAILRECEFIGANLEESILDGANLRSANLQDACLTRCSLILTDLHSAHLQTANLTQADLRGANLEAANLKGAKLSAIDWC; encoded by the exons ATGCAGTCGCCGgagccctcctcctcctccccggtTCTCCTCAATATAG GGGGCAAGAAGTACGCGACAACCGTGGAGACGCTGATGCAGCGGGAGCCCGACTCCATGCTCGCCGCCATGTTCAGCGGGCGGCACACGCTCCATGATCACCCAACCACG GGGAAGGGAGTGGTCTTCGTGGACAGGGACGGGAAGCACTTCCGCCACGTGCTCAATTGGCTCAGGGACGGCGCCATCCCCGTGCTGTCCGAGTCCGACTACCAGCAGCTGCTGCGAGAGGCAGAGTACTACCAGTTGCTC GGTTTAGTCGACTACATAAACGAGAGGCTGGGTTGGAAGGAAACCGACAATTCGGAGGCTGAATTGACACGAAAGGACGTGATCAAGTGCATACAAACGCAAAGAGTCAGGTTCCGTGGCGTGAATCTATCTGGCCTTGATCTGTCTAAGCTT GACTTATCAGAGGTGGACTTCAGCTATGCATGCATTAAGAACACTGATTTTTCATATGCTAACCTTTACAAAGCAAAATTTGGG CAGCAGGTAGAAGCTTCGTCTTCATCTTTCCAAAACGCAATTTTGCGTGA GTGTGAGTTTATTGGAGCTAATCTTGAAGAATCTATTTTGGATGGAGCAAACCTTCGAAGTGCCAATTTACAAG ATGCTTGCTTAACACGATGTAGCCTCATTTTAACAGATCTTCATTCTGCCCATTTACAG ACTGCTAATCTTACACAAGCCGACTTAAG